In Sphaeramia orbicularis chromosome 12, fSphaOr1.1, whole genome shotgun sequence, the following proteins share a genomic window:
- the lsm8 gene encoding LSM8 homolog, U6 small nuclear RNA associated, producing MSTALESYINRTVAIITSDGRMIVGTLKGFDQTINLILDESHERVFSSSQGVEQVVLGLYIVRGDNVAVIGEIDEETDSTLDLGNIRAEPLNSVVH from the exons ATGTCCACCGCACTGGAGAGCTACATTAACC GTACTGTGGCTATCATAACCTCAGATGGACGGATGATTGTG GGCACTCTGAAGGGCTTCGATCAGACCATCAACCTGATCCTGGATGAAAGTCACGAGCGAGTGTTCAGCTCCAGTCAGGGGGTGGAGCAGGTGGTGCTGGGGCTCTACATCGTCAGGGGGGACAATGT GGCGGTGATTGGGGAGATTGACGAGGAAACAGACTCCACTCTGGATTTGGGAAACATCAGAGCCGAGCCACTCAACTCTGTTgtccactga